Below is a genomic region from Salvelinus fontinalis isolate EN_2023a chromosome 2, ASM2944872v1, whole genome shotgun sequence.
tttagtgcaatgagaaaaaagaccgcgaattctccgtgaacttgagtggagaccagagcaatcgatctcaggctcatagattaagagcatttagtagatcacagattaacacttttatccacgacaacataaagtaatcaacataacgtttacacattcctctcacaattcgtaccctttgtatgcttgacggattttaacagaattatataaatgttatcaatctatcaactaatactgaatgcatgatcttcttaaccttaaatgttttaagatcctcacatactatgaatttactaatactttttaatgtataacaggctattagtatttcctttaacctgtcacacagcgtggtaagtattcattatctcttttaatgaaaacgaatactcgaacaaaaacaacaaaccacGAGAACGGGAAGAAACAGTCCTGAACGGTGAAAAtacaaaacacagaacagaaaataatcacccacgaaacacaggtggaaaaaggctacctaagtatgattctcagtcagagacaactaacgacacctgcctcggATTGagtaccataccaggccaaacgcaaaacacaacatagaaaaacaaacatagacaacccacccaactcacgccctgaccatactaaaacaaagacataacaaaaaaactaaggtcagaacgtgacagttactGTGCTGTGAGCTGGGAGAGGGAATAGATCTCTTTGTACAAAGCTGCATGGTATTGGTGCTCAGTGCTCCAATAGATTATGACTTGGACCAGTGCTGCATTAAAGCAGCAATACAGGCCCAGGCTAAGGTAAATGACAACAACCATGTACTATGCTCCACAATCAGAAATAAAAACTGGTTTAGGCTACATAACACTCTAATTAAAAAATAATGAAAACCACATTACTCTGGACATTGAAATTGAAGTACAATGCAGCAATATATTTTCTGTAAGAGCTACTGTTTCTTAAACAAAACATTTAGgctgcgttcgtaaattcactctggctatctactccaatttctgagcactctcgtctgagtgtgccagattgcagaataactgatgaatttacgaacgctcaacacccatctaatatggccggtgtcagtaaacgtcggtaAAAAGCGTAATTcagttgttgccagcagcacagttacagtcacaaaCGCTTTTGGTAAAAATGAAAACAGCATAACCAGCTCTTCTAGGGCAAGTCAAATAGTCAGAGTAAGaatttctctcatttgtgtctggaagcacctagcaagctagccaacgttagtcaattagtttgggtgcttgactgccgttgtgaggtcagaacgctcggatcaaccctactcctcggttAGAGCGTCTAGTGTGTGTGCTCTGGACGCTCCGAGAGGGAAACGCTCTAAATTTATGAACTGACAagctgacaacgctctgaatttacgaacgcccagagcgcactctggcactccagattgaatttgcTAACATACCCTTAAAGTAACAATGGGTCCCCAATATTTTGTGACGTGTCCTGTTAATGCAATAATTACGTTTTTTTCCGATCAAACCCATAGAAAAGCAATTCATCTTtagaagaaaataaaaaacttgtCTACCCCGACCTTATTAGAAATTAACAATTTGATTCAATGCAATTCCCCCTCCTGCAAATCAAAAACGTACTTATCTGTTTAGCTTTTTGGTTTCTGGATATACCAATTATACTCttgagcatttaaaaaaaaaaatcagtgcACTTGCTTTCACCTTAAAATGCAATGTTGTAATGTAATAGGCCTACCCTGAACCCAAGTTAGATATTTGTCTATTAAAAACAGTAGGCATAACCACGCCCAGCGAGTCAGAATTGTAGCGTGATTGCAGAACCTTGGACAGCGCGGTCAGGCTGGCTATGCAACATGTGGTCTCATAAAGTTAAGACGTTTGTAAAAACAACCACAACAAATAAAGTTATTATCAACATATGAAAACTTATTCAACTAAAGCATACAATATTTGCTCAAGTGTAGTCATTGACATATGAATAATACATTAGAACGATGGGATAAACCACAAAAAAATGACGAAAAGAATTGGAACACTAGACAATTATATAACCCTAATATAAGCAGGAATTGTGCTCACCTGTTGGCTCTCGAAAGTCCACGCACTGTCAGGTAAAGATGCATCAAGCACGTTTATCATTTCCTTAAAGTCAGTAGTGCTGCTGGGTTTAACGAGGGTGAAATCACTGAACTCTGACATTGGAGAGAGACACGACCTGAACGACTGGCTCTGAGACAACAGGTCCcctcccaggacctccacatactTAATAGGGCCGTCAGTGTTGAGCTGGATCTGCAGGTTTCTGTTGGGATTCTTGTATCCGTCAGAGTCAGCCCGTCTGATACAGCAACTCGAGCTGCTCCTACTGTTTCGAACGCACTTCACCACTAAGATGAGAAAAGTTAACAAAGACAAGACGGACACTGAGGCCAGAGAGATGATCAAATAAAAGGTGATTTTACTGTTTCTCCTGCTGGGTTCTGCAGTTTTCTGGCGGTAGTCCGATATGGGTTCGCGTAGCCCGTCCTCGAACAGTATATTGACTGTGACTGTGGTGGACTGGGCCGGCTCCCCATTGTCCTTTATCTCTATAAGCAGCCTCTGAGAGGAGTCATCCTGCTCTGAAACAGCGCGTTTTGTCCTCACCTCACCTGTGTAAAGACTAACACTGAACAGAGACGAGTCTGTGGCCTCCGTCAGCCTATAGGAAATCAAGGCGTTGTGGCCCGAGTCTGCGTCCACTGCCGATATCTTAGTGGCGAGGTGGCCTGCTTTAGCGGACCGGGGAATCTTCTGATGGGAGACAGAGCCCATGACAGCGGAGGGGTAAATAACAGCCGGGGCATTGTCGTTCTGGTCCAGGATAAAAACATGAACCGTGACGTTGCTGCTCAGAGACGGAGAGCCGTGGTCTTTTCCCTGCACCTGAATCTGAAACACTTTCAGTTTCTCATAGTCAAACGAGTGCATGCTGTAGATGCTGCCGTTATCTGAGTTTATATAAATATAGGAGGAGACATACACGTCTTGTACTTTAGAGTCTAATATAGAATAGGAAATCTTGGCATTTTCACCCATGTCTGTATCAGAGGCGGACACAGAGCGCAGGATAGATCCCGGGGTGCCATTTTCTTTAACATAAACAGTATACGAGGGCTGGGAAAACACTGGAGGGTTATCATTTACATCTAAGATTTCCACAGTCACGGTTTTTTTTGTAGATAAAGGTGGGTACCCTGAATCAACTGCGGTTATGACAACATCATACTCCGGGAACGTCTCTCGGTCTAATGGGCCGTTGGTCACCAGTGCGTAATGGTTGGAGACGGAGGGCTTCAGGGTGAACGGTGAGCCCGGTGTCATATTTAACTTTACTTTGCCATTCTCACCACCATCTAAGTCTTTAGCGCTAATCAATGCAATAACCACTCCAGGGGATGAATTCTCTGGTATTGGACTGGTGAGTGAGGTTATAATAATTTCAGGGGCATTATCATTAACATCAGCAATCTTTATCTTTATACTGCATTGTCCCTCCATTTGTGGATTGCCTTTATCTTTTGCCATTATGTCGAAtttatgcaaatgtatttgttcatAATCAAGCTGCCCTTTGATAGTTACATCTCCAGTATTTGAATCAACATCAAGTAATGACATTATTGTATCGGGGGTTTGGTCTGCAAAGAAATACTCGATCACTCCATTTAGTCCTTCGTCAGAATCAGTTGCTTTGACGTTTAGAACCGTGGTGCCAACTGGTTTATTCTCAGCGACAGATACTTCATAAAATGGTATTTTAAATTGGGGTGCGTTATCGTTAATATCTAACACTATGACCGTTATTTCAGAGGTGCCAGATTGTGCAGGATTCCCTCCGTCTACAGCGGTGAGCACGAGCTTATGAACtgccttcttctctctgtctaatgaAGTCTTTAGCACAAGCTCTGGTATTTTTGTGCCATCTTGGGTCTTCACATTTAACAAGAAATTATCGTTATCACTGACACTATAGGACCGTAAGGAGTTTGAGGCTACGTCAGGGTCATGTGCGCTTTCCATTGTGAACTTCGCACCTGCAGTGATAGACTCAGCTATTTTCAAAACCCTGTCATTTGTAAGGAAACTCGGAGAATGATCATTTATATCCTGTATGTCGATTTCAATGCGATGCAGCTGTAAGGGATGTTCAACTATAACCTCCAATGGAAACAGACAAGGGACGCTCTCTCCACATAACtcctctctgtctatcctctCATTGACAACCAGTTCACCCTTTTCCAAATCCACACTGAAATACTGCTTACCAGCATCAGAGGCTATCCTTAGTTTACGGTCATAAAACTCAGATATTCCCAAACCAAAGTCCTTAGCTATATTCCCAACAACAGAGCCCACGTTCAATTCCTCAGGTATGGTGTATCGAATCTGTGCCTCTATTGTATTCCACAGGAGAACATATTGATAAATCCAGAACACTTGCCACCTCAAAAGGCCACGAATACTCATTGTCCTTTGTTCCATTGAGTCAGTCTCCTGTTCGCAGGAAATACCATCGCACAATATTGGAATAAAAATTCTTCAACGTAAACATTTCCACGAATTTCAAACAGaacgtgttttgtttccagtCAGTGCATGAGTAGCTCCCAAATCAGAGCATTGTAGGCTAAGGGATGAGATGCTGAGGCTGAGGGGAGGGAGTAGATCCCTTTGTATGGCTCGACACGGTATTGGTGGAAAGAACACTCTGCTACAGACCAATCACTGATTCACTTGATCTTAAAGGCACACTATGTTTACACTGGAGAAGAACGCTTAAACCACAGAAACAGATGAGCAGCACAATGTTTTCACTCACAATAAAATATGTTACTTTGATTCACAAGTAATAAAAGTGCTACTTTACTAAACAGATGTGGTAATTCTATACATTCTCAATGAATTAATAAATAATGAATGCAAATATAGGCGTATattttgtttattattattaacaGTATTAtttttaatattattattatagcaGAGCTGTATCCTTTTAAACCCTCCGTTTACTGTACTCTTTCTGCCGTCGTGTGACAATGAGAGTGAAGCACAGCCTAGTGGTGTTCTCATAGCGCGTCATAAGGAGCAGGAAGCCATCTCATCCCCTCACACACGTCTAATCCCAGTAGCCTGCTCAATCTGAACGGGAGGGGGAGTAACGGGCTGGGAATAAAAGGATCGTGAGAGGAAAGTGAAAAGGAGGATAGAGGTTTCACGCCTacatacacgcacacatgcacgcacacgaacacacacacgatTTAGTAGTGTGTATTTACATAGCGGtagtacatacactgagtgtacaaaatattaagaaaacatacactttccatgacataaactgaccagctgaatccaggtgaaacctatgattccttattgatgtcacctgttaagggactctggtgaatacatacaggctcagatttctgacttcctgttttgatttcaactcaggattttgcctgccaatatgagttctgttaatctcacagacataattcaaacagttttagaaactttagagtgttttctatccaatactaataataatatgcaaatattaggaactatgactgaggagcaggccgtttgatatgggcacctttcatccaagctactcaatactgccccttcagccataagaagttaaatccacttcaatcagtgtagatgaagggaggagacaggttaaataagggtttttaagccttgagacagttaagacatggattgtgcatgtgccattcagagggtgaataagcaaaaaaaagattgaagtgcttttgaacggggtctggtagtaggtgccaggcgcaacggtttgagtgtgtcaagaagtgCAGCTCTGCTCTGttattcacgctcaacagtttcccgtatgcatcaagaatggtccaccacccaaaagacatccagccaaattgacacaactgtgggaagcattggagtcagcatggtccagcattcctgtggaatgggggggtgcaactcaatattaggaaggtgttcctaatgttttgtacactcagtgtatttcatTATTTTGCTAATTTGCCTATCTAACTGATTGAGGAAGTATTTAGCAAAGATAGTTTAAATCTGTGTCTTTAGGCTATATAGATTTGTCctatatgtcacaccctgaccttagttatctttgttttctttattattttggttaggtcagggtgtgacgagggtggtatgtgtgttttgtctggtctagggtttttgtatgtctaggttgtgtgTGTATTCTAGGCATAcataggtctatggtggcctggattggttcccaatcagaggcagctgtttatcgttgtctctgattggggatcttatttaggttgccattttccagtttggttcgtgggtgattgtctatgttgatgttgcatgtctgcactcgttaTCATTAGCGTCatgttcgtttgttattttgtaaagttTGTAATAGTTTGTTTCAGTGTTCTTTAGTTGTCATTAAATAAGatatattcacatcacgctgcgcttttgTCTCCTCACTACAACGATCACGACACTATATGTGTCTTTAGGCTATATAGATTTGTCCTATCTGTGTCTTTAAACTATGTGTCTAACCACCACAATATCAATTCGTCCACACTGATTTTTACCGACAATAGGCTACGACCAGTGGACATAGATGATCTAAATCTCCCTGGAAACTGCGGGACCTCGGATTACAGCGTTAGATGAAAATAAGGTTTTAATTATGAATCATGCTCATAAACCATATCACGGTGTCATGTAATATGGGCCAGGCCGACAAAACATAAATATAAACGTATTTCATCACGATGATCAGTGGCAGAATAGGACCCACTTCTGCAGCACCACATTATTCAACCCATGAAAATAGTTGCGCTGAGGCAGAAAGGAGACCCAAACGCGCTGCACAGACCGAGCGGAGCATTTCAGCACCACGCGGGTGGACAGCGCCACACAGGCGGACAGCACACGCTGGTGCATGCGGCAGACAATAGGCAGCACGAGATTTGCATAAACAATGCGCGCCTGTTTCCTCTCACTGGAATGGAAAACTGCTTGGTAGCATTTCCTGAGGAAGAATACTAAATGAAATGGCCCCAAACCGCTATGTTCAAGGAACTGCGTATATATGTCTCCAGTTCATGCCACTATTTGTCACGTGACCAGATACTACTTTATCATTCATGACTGGGGCCTCAATAGCTGAATACATAAACAAGATGTAAAGCCCCTTCTACGGTACATAAAAAGAATGATTGAATGGTCCTTTACCCAAAGGAAGATGTGATTGATACAGGTACCGACACATTCATTACATATATTTTAGTTTCTCTCATACACTGCTCATGGGAAtgttctctcttcctttctcagtAATGAGATAATTCAATGTCAACCAATAATAAGATGTTCAAAATCTGTAGGACTGTCTATGATATATGTATGGTGAACAGTGCTGATCTTTCCCTTTACAACTCATACTTGTGTGTTAAACATGATCCTTTTGCAGGTTATATTGGTCTAAGcacgtgaatgtgtgtgtgtgtgtgtgtgtgtgtgtgtgtgagagagagagagagagagagagagagagagagagagagagagagagagagagagagagagagaggagagagagagagagagagagagagaggagagagagagagagagagagagagagagagagagagagagagagagagagagagagagagagagagagagagagagagagagagagagagagagagagagagagagagagagagagagagagagagagagagagagagagagagagagagataaaagttTGCTCTTACCTTGTTTGCAGAAACACAGATGGAGCACATGCAGCGACAACATGAAAAAGAGAAATGAATAAAATCAGATTCATTAGGTCAGGACAGTGACTGTACCCAcggcacacagagacatactTACCAAAACAGAAGAAGAGTTCAGACATAGACCCATCTGACACATTATCCACCACAGTCACTTAGTATGATTTAGTATGATATGATATTAGCATCAAATATCACACTCTGCATGTGTAGTGTGGGTTCCATGTGTGGAACGACCATAGTATTATACTAGTGTTATCTTCACGTTCCCCTTCTGCTTCATGAGTAGAGCCCTGAGGTTTCCTGGTCAGGTCCCTTTGTCAGGGAAAATTCAGGGGCCTATAATCATGAGGTCGGTGCATGAATGCCATTCAGGGAAACACAAGCATGTTTACCATAACCAAAGAAACATGTTTGCTATTACCAAACACAAAATATACTGTATCTTATAATATGTCAGTAATTATGCATGTTATTTGTATTGTTTTACTGTGTTTGGCCCTTACAATAGCTAACAGAACATAGTTAAATATGCAAGGGTGTGGATATCTCTGTAATCCACTAGTGAACAGAGGAGAGTATGTTTTTGTAATAAATATCACAATCTTCACAAACACCTGCACCAGGAACAACACCATCTTCACTGAGGGTAATATACCCGCAGACAAAAAGAAAGAGAGTTTCAGACACACATTTTCCCCTCCTGCTGAACCTGCCCTGCCCCACTGCAGCTTAGGGCTGGTGAAGACTGAAACATGGCCCATGGCAGGGGTCGCTTCCCAGTGCCTTTCCACCAAACACCCCACAGACATTtagctgcacccccccccccccccccccccccccaactactTAAGTAATGGTGCAGTCTTCACCATGACTCAGCCAGTCGTCATGGCAACACATCCCACCTCTCCTCGTGAAAATGAATGTGTTGTAGGGAAAGGGTGGGGTGGACGACTGCAAGCTGTCTGAGaaccacacacagagaaacacattcAATTCGAAGGATTGCGCCAAAGGGAAAGGCTACAGTGCAAATTAAGTGTTGATGGTCTGTGTACAGTGTAAGTTCATACTTAAAGATGAGCATAGCACACTTTGATTGCATTATAACTCTCTGTTATTACATAAAGCTCAGGAAAATCCTAAGCTATAAGAGTAAAGCCAGAGGTCTACTGTCAAACACAGTCTCTGTAAGGACAGGGTTTACTGTGGACAAGTGTTCTATAAAAACACATCTAGTCTATAGCTCACTGTATTAAGCTGTGGTGTTGAACCAAGCTACAGGGCTATGGGGAGTAGAAATGGATACTGATGTGACATAGTGAAAAGCTTTTtgttacagggagagagatggagaaagacaaaagagagaaacagattgagagggagaaagagagagtgagaggaggggaagagagcgaGATATACTTTCTAAATGAATAGACCCTGTGACTCTGTGTATGTGAgcgtgtacagtacagtacatctcatCTGAAGACAATACTTTGATTGAACTGAAGAGGAACAGAAGCTAGTGCTGCAGTGAAACCTGCGTCCCACAGCCGTCCTCCTACTTCTGCATgatgaacaacaacaacaaccctcTGCCTCCACACAGTGTGTTCAGCACCACTAACATACAGCCCAGTCACTGGCTGGTAAAcagacaaatgcacacacactgaGGACCCCCAGGTCCGATACGGGAAAGTGAGTGCTTGTGATGATGTGAAGGtctgagagaaggaaagagacatAAACAAGACTAAGATTGTATGTAATTACAGGTGTATGGTTGTATAAGTGCATTGGAATATTAAATAAGTGCAACAGTGTAATGGGGTTAGGACAGATTGGTTGATGGATAGTTACAGAGGAAACAAAATGGAACACAACGTAGCTGTTTCCTCACTCACAAACTACACACAAGTCCAACTGGGTCAGTATTGGATTGTGAAGCAGTTAAACAGGCCAGAGCATATGAGAACATAGTCAGGACAAACAGAGTACAGCCCACTTCCTGTCATCATGGTGTGTTGTGTAACTGTAGGAGTATGCTGGCGGCTGGCCTGAGTGGCATGTCACACAAGAAGTTAGGGGTAGACTAAATGACAGAAGAGATGTGGCTCTGCttgtcaactctctctctctctatgtctgtttgtctctctatctctgtcgctatctctgtctctatctatgtCTCTatatatgtctgtctctctctgtctctctctctgtctctatgtatgtctctctctatctctgtctctatctctagctctatctatgtctgtctctttctttctctatctctgtctctatgtatgtctctatctatctctgtctctatctatgtctgtctctctctgtctctctgtctctatgtatgtctctctatctctgtctctatctctgtctctatctatgtctgtctctttctctatctctgtctctatctatgtctgtctctttctctatctctgtctctatctctgtctgtctctctctctatctctttctttctctatccctctctttctctgtctctgtctgactctctctatctctatctctgtctctgtctgtctgactctctctatctctgtctctgtctgtctgactctctctatctctgtctctgtctgtctgactctctctatctctgtttgtctgactctctctatctctgtttgtctgactctctctatctctgtctctgtctgtctgattctctatctctgtctgtctctgtctgtctgactctctatctctgtctctgtctctgtctgtctgactctctctatctctatctctatctgtctgtctgtctgtctgtctgtctgtctgtctgtctgtctgtctgtctctctgtctctctgtctctctgtctctctgtctctctgtctctctgtctctctgtctctctgtctgtctctgtcactctttcTTTGTGAAGCATGTGCATGCACTTGCACATGCGCTTGCGCAAACACACACTACTAGTCAGAAATAGCACAAGACTATCATGCATATTATTTACAAGTCCTCCACCATATAACCAACATTTCTTCTGTCAGGAATCTGCAGCACTTGTTGTTTGCAGAGTGTTACCATGACAACCTGCATGTCCTTAAGGTGAATCTCCCTGGGATGCTGGAGAGGAGAGTCAGTTACTGCATCACACACCTCTCTCTGAAAATCTAAGCATATAACATACTTGAAGTCACCtgaatacaacaaccaatacagAATGTCTAAATCTGCTGTTCTCGTTAACCCAACAGCAAACATTCAGGGACAGGGACCCTAACATGAACATAACCACAAACACTCAACCACACAAACATAAAACATGTCCTAAGTTTTTCTAACACATCTAATACCTCAGTATCTATGCAGGATTCTGTGGTTAAACAGGAGGCAAAGATGTGACGCTGTTGCTGGCGGATATCAGGCAGATGAGAAATCTCTCTAACTGTCACTAACATGCTCGAATCTAAAAACCCTTACAACCTGTCAGCCATTACTACTGTGACTGACAAGTAGTGACCtaggttacagacagacagacagacagacagacagacaggcaggcagacagacacattggttacagacagacagacagacagacagacagacagacagacagacagacagacagacagacagacagacagacagacagacagacacattggtTACAGACAGAAAgatggacagacggacagacagacatgcatacTCATTCTGAATACAGAGCAGATGCAGTGTTCATACAGGCATGAGTGTAACACTGCTGTGGAATGAAGGCCAGAGTCTGATAGAAGAGACTTATAAGCCCATTACTGCAGTACAGCAGCACAGATTATTAGAGTAGTGTGTGAGTGGGAAAGTGAGTCAGTGTGCCCAAGCGCTATGGTcttttacagagagagagagagatggaagagaagagaaagaggggcaggagagagagagaaagagagagagagagagcaaggagaAGGCTCCTCAGAACAATGACTTGATAGTACTAGCAGTGAGTCAGTCAGGTCAGTCGATCAGTCAGGTCAGTCGATCAGTCAGGTCAGTCGATCAGTCAAGTCAgtcgatcagtcagtcagtcagtcagtcagtcagtcagtcagtcagtcagtcagaagaGACCTAAGGAAACTGATACAGTGAGTTTATAACATGCTCCTTTAACTACACACCTGCAGGGTAAATGAGAAGGGAAAAGAGTAATGAACTGAGGATCATAGTCACGGTGTTGCAGTGCATTTCACAATTTTTTTTGAACAGAATCATGACATCACAGGCTGCCTGAAGATGAGCCATCTGGCCTCACTAATACCTCTACATTTAAAATTTTAAATGTTTAGTTATttacagacactcttatccagaacaacttacaggagcaattagggttaagtgccttgctcaagggcacaatggcagATTTTTCATCTAGTTGGTTTGGGGATTCGAACcaacaacctttctgttactggcacaacgctcttaaccactaggctacctgctgcccaaaTGCGCTTAAGTTACTGATAGGCCAGCTGagacgaaca
It encodes:
- the LOC129815149 gene encoding protocadherin gamma-C5-like isoform X2, coding for MEQRTMSIRGLLRWQVFWIYQYVLLWNTIEAQIRYTIPEELNVGSVVGNIAKDFGLGISEFYDRKLRIASDAGKQYFSVDLEKGELVVNERIDREELCGESVPCLFPLEVIVEHPLQLHRIEIDIQDINDHSPSFLTNDRVLKIAESITAGAKFTMESAHDPDVASNSLRSYSVSDNDNFLLNVKTQDGTKIPELVLKTSLDREKKAVHKLVLTAVDGGNPAQSGTSEITVIVLDINDNAPQFKIPFYEVSVAENKPVGTTVLNVKATDSDEGLNGVIEYFFADQTPDTIMSLLDVDSNTGDVTIKGQLDYEQIHLHKFDIMAKDKGNPQMEGQCSIKIKIADVNDNAPEIIITSLTSPIPENSSPGVVIALISAKDLDGGENGKVKLNMTPGSPFTLKPSVSNHYALVTNGPLDRETFPEYDVVITAVDSGYPPLSTKKTVTVEILDVNDNPPVFSQPSYTVYVKENGTPGSILRSVSASDTDMGENAKISYSILDSKVQDVYVSSYIYINSDNGSIYSMHSFDYEKLKVFQIQVQGKDHGSPSLSSNVTVHVFILDQNDNAPAVIYPSAVMGSVSHQKIPRSAKAGHLATKISAVDADSGHNALISYRLTEATDSSLFSVSLYTGEVRTKRAVSEQDDSSQRLLIEIKDNGEPAQSTTVTVNILFEDGLREPISDYRQKTAEPSRRNSKITFYLIISLASVSVLSLLTFLILVVKCVRNSRSSSSCCIRRADSDGYKNPNRNLQIQLNTDGPIKYVEVLGGDLLSQSQSFRSCLSPMSEFSDFTLVKPSSTTDFKEMINVLDASLPDSAWTFESQQQNPPNNDWRLNQQVQRPGPSGTYRYSTITQQRWTPYGKARAGPHPAGAGGVVAGTGPWPTPPTEAEQIQALMAAANEVSEATATLDPRYNAQFPMQHVPDYRQNVYIPGSTATLTANPQQMMPQQALQGPPQAMPQVDVPNAAQTPASKKKSTKKDKK
- the LOC129815149 gene encoding protocadherin gamma-C5-like isoform X5, with the translated sequence MEQRTMSIRGLLRWQVFWIYQYVLLWNTIEAQIRYTIPEELNVGSVVGNIAKDFGLGISEFYDRKLRIASDAGKQYFSVDLEKGELVVNERIDREELCGESVPCLFPLEVIVEHPLQLHRIEIDIQDINDHSPSFLTNDRVLKIAESITAGAKFTMESAHDPDVASNSLRSYSVSDNDNFLLNVKTQDGTKIPELVLKTSLDREKKAVHKLVLTAVDGGNPAQSGTSEITVIVLDINDNAPQFKIPFYEVSVAENKPVGTTVLNVKATDSDEGLNGVIEYFFADQTPDTIMSLLDVDSNTGDVTIKGQLDYEQIHLHKFDIMAKDKGNPQMEGQCSIKIKIADVNDNAPEIIITSLTSPIPENSSPGVVIALISAKDLDGGENGKVKLNMTPGSPFTLKPSVSNHYALVTNGPLDRETFPEYDVVITAVDSGYPPLSTKKTVTVEILDVNDNPPVFSQPSYTVYVKENGTPGSILRSVSASDTDMGENAKISYSILDSKVQDVYVSSYIYINSDNGSIYSMHSFDYEKLKVFQIQVQGKDHGSPSLSSNVTVHVFILDQNDNAPAVIYPSAVMGSVSHQKIPRSAKAGHLATKISAVDADSGHNALISYRLTEATDSSLFSVSLYTGEVRTKRAVSEQDDSSQRLLIEIKDNGEPAQSTTVTVNILFEDGLREPISDYRQKTAEPSRRNSKITFYLIISLASVSVLSLLTFLILVVKCVRNSRSSSSCCIRRADSDGYKNPNRNLQIQLNTDGPIKYVEVLGGDLLSQSQSFRSCLSPMSEFSDFTLVKPSSTTDFKEMINVLDASLPDSAWTFESQQQNPPNNDWRLNQQVQRPGPSGAGPHPAGAGGVVAGTGPWPTPPTEAEQIQALMAAANEVSEATATLDPRYNAQFPMQHVPDYRQNVYIPGSTATLTANPQQMMPQQALQGPPQAMPQVDVPNAAQTPASKKKSTKKDKK